The genomic stretch ACATAAGCCACTAAAACACGTGCACTCGTGACAGGACTAAAAGGAATAGCGGCGATTAATTTTGGATAGTAGTTTAAGCCATTGCGCTGATAAGCTTCGGCCCAAGACCAATCGAACACATACTCACCGTAAGAGTGTGACTTCACATACAAAGGCATTGCACCAACGAGGCGGCCGTCGTCATGGACAAGCAATGGACAGGGTTGCCAGCCTGTGCCAGGTCCAACTGAGTTTGATGTTTCCAGTGCACTCAAAAAAGCATGGCTGAGCAGTGGCATACCCTCTGTGAGGGCATCCCAACTTGATGGGTCGATGCTTTGTATGCTATGTGCGATTTCTAGGGTTAAACTCATCTTTTGAGAATACAATAGAAAACGAATAATTCAACAGGCTTTTTTGAAAAGAGACGCTCTCCTCATTCAAAAATGATCAACCATATGACGAAAAAAATAGTGTTATGTCTTTTACTTAGCGCGCTGTCGGCATGCCAATTTCTGCCCAATACTGCTGAGCCGTTCCAGAGTATTGGCTCGCATCCAAAACTTCCTGAGCCTGACTTATCCATGATTCCTACGGTCAATATTGCAAAGGCCTCTGAATGGCCAGAAGGCGTGATACCACGCGTCAAAGATGGCTTATCAATCAATCTTTATTCAAAAGCCTTGGTACATCCTCGTTGGCTTCATGTGCTACCCAATGGCGATGTATTAGTCGCACAAAGCAACAAACAAGCCGCTCAAAAGAGCAAAAGTTTAAAAGCCTTGGTCGCAGAATTCGTGATGAAGCGCGCCGGGGCTGGCACTTACAGCCCAGATAAAATAACGCTACTCAGAGATCAAGACCGTGACGGGGTCGCAGAATTATCGACTGACTTTCTGAATGGCCTCCACTCCCCTTTTGGGATGGCACTGATAGGAAACGATTTATACGTGGCCAATACCAATGCCATCCTTCGTTTTCATTACGAAGCTGGCCAAACAAGCATTGATACAGCACAGTTTCCTCCAGAGAAAGTGATTGATCTGCCAGAAGGAGCGCTTAATCATCACTGGACTAAAAATATTATCGCCTCACTCGATGGCACTAAGCTTTATGTCACGGTTGGCTCCAACAGCAATATTGGTGAAAATGGATTAGCCAATGAAATAGAGCGTGCCGCTATTTGGGAAGTCGATCTTAAAACCAAGCAAAAGAGAATCTTCGCTTCCGGCCTGAGAAATCCGAATGGCCTTGCTTGGCATCCAAGCACGGGGCAACTTTGGACAGTAGTCAACGAGCGTGATGAACTCGGTAATGATTTAGTGCCGGACTATCTCACCTCCGTGCATGAAGGTGACTTTTTTGGCTGGCCTTATGTTTATTATGGTCATCATCAAGACCCAAGGGTAAAAGAGGTGATGCCTAAAAGATTATCAGCTCGGAGCCCAGATTATGCTTTAGGTGCGCACGTTGCCGCGCTTGGGCTCGTTTTTTCCGATGAATCCGCACTCAATCAACACTTTGGCCATGGCGCGTTCATCAGTGAACATGGCTCGTGGAATAGAAAACCACGAAGTGGGTATAAGGTAGTGTTCGTCCCATTTAAAAATAATCAACCGGATGGCATCCCCCTCGATGTGGTAACCGACTTTGTGGTCAACGACGATGCTTACGGCAGACCTGTTGGATTGGCGATTGATCAAGATGGCAACCTGCTGATTGCGGATGATGTTGGCAATCGCGTTTGGCGGGTTCGCGCAAAATAGCTTGCGCTGATAACAAAAAACCAGCACTCGGCTGGTTTAGTATTTTTAAAAATTATTAACTTTTTGGTCGGAACGGCAGGATTTGAACCTGCGACCCCTTGTCCCCCAGACAAGTACGCTACCAGGCTGCGCTACGCCCCGAACTTTTATTGCTTTCACAACAAGGCTGGATTATAGCGTAAAGGCTGGATATGACGAAGCCCCAGTCAAACTGAGGCCTCGGGTCATCGTGCAAAATAAGCTCGCCTACGGCGACTTAGTCGACCTTAAGTATCGCTGAAATGTCGGCAAGCTCATTTCGTAATGCTTGCACATCAACACCTGCGTCCTGAGTCAGCGGGGCATTACTTAATGCTTCGCCATTCTCGCCCTCTGGTGCTTTGTTTTTGTCTGACTTTAATCTCCCTTTTGCATCAAGCAAATTCCGTGCGCCGCTGATGGTAAAGCCATCATCATATAAAAGCGCGCGAATACGGCGGATAAGGAGAACTTCATGGTGCTGGTAGTAACGACGGTTGCCACGACGTTTGACTGGGCTTAATTGGGTAAATTCTTGCTCCCAATAACGCAAGACATGCGGCTTTACCCCACACAATTCACTGACTTCACCGATGGTGAAATAGCGTTTTGCAGGGATCGGTGGAAGCTCGATATTAAGCGCTTGCTCCGCCATACGTTTCCTCTACCTTGCTTTTTAATTTTTGGCTGGCGTGAAAGGTCACAACACGACGCGCTGTAATTGGTATTTCTTCGCCTGTTTTTGGATTGCGGCCTGGACGCTCAGATTTTTTACGTAATTCGAAGTTACCGAAGCCAGATAGCTTAACGGTATCGCCAGACTCAAGCGCCACGCGAATCTCTTCGAAAAATGCTTCGACCATATCTTTAGCTTCGCGTTTATTCAACCCAACTTGGTCGAACAGCATTTCTGCCATATCTGCTTTTGTTAATGTCATGCCCAATCCTTAACTACACTCTTGAATTACCGATAAATTTACTATTGATAACGTTGCTCATCATACAATGATTTAACATTATTTAACAATACTTATGTTTTTTAACAATCACTTTCGTTACTGTCTTAATTCCGCACCAAACTGTTTTTTGAGGGCGTCAAGCAGGCCGGCCATCACTAAATCTGCTTCGGCATCCGTGAGTGACTTTTGGCCATCTTGCATCATTACAAAGAACGCCAAGCTCTTTTGGTGATCGGGAATCCCCTTGCCACGATAAACATCAAAAAGACCGATATCAGTCACAAAATCAAGCTTCGCACTGTGCATTGCATTTAACAATTCCTCAGCAGAAACCGCTTCTTCAACCAGCACTGCCATGTCACGGCGAATTGGTGGGAATTTGGACACTTCGCTATACCGTGGCACTTCTCGTTGTTGCATTAAGGCAAAATCAAGCTCAAACAAAACAGCACCGCGTGGCAACTGATAATGTTGTTGCCATTTAGGATGTAATTTACCGATCCAGCCTATCACTTTGCCATTGACCATCACTTGCGCAGATTGACCTGGATGCAAAGCAGGATGTGTTGCTGCGGTATATGCTGCACGACCGAACGTAAGCGCATCAACATCGGCTTTTACATCGTAGAAATCCACACTACGTGATGCTTCACCCCATTGTTCGGGAAGCATGTCACCATAGGCTAGGCCGGCGATGCGTGTTGTTTCTGCGTAAGTATTATTGTCAGCATGATGGTAAGTTGCGCCAATCTCAAACAAGCGCACACGCGTTTGCTGACGATTGAGGTTATAAACCAACACATCAAGCAAGCCACCCCAAATAGATGAACGCATCACGCTCAAATTGCTGGCAATTGGGTTCTTTAATTTAATTGGATGAGCATTCGCCAATAAATCGCGCTCCCAGCTTTCATCCACAAAGCTATAAGTCACGACCTCTTGGTAATCATTCGCGACCAAGGCATCCTGGAAAACATGACGCGCAGCGCGGCCCTCAGAATCTGGCAACATGCGCAAATCAGCCACTGGGGCAATGGCTGGAATATTGTCGTAACCATGCAAGCGTGCGATTTCTTCGATCAAATCTTCTTCACGCTCGATATCAAAGCGATAACTAGGCGGAGAAACTTCAAACACTCCGGCTTTTAGGTCGTAGGCGAAACCAAGTTGATCAAACAACTTAGCCACTAGGCTTTCCTCTAAGGTAATGCCTAGGATTGAATTTAATTTTGCCATGCGAAGTTTCGTTGGCACACGGGCTGGCAAAGTACCGCTCACTTCAGTGACAGGGCCCGCTTGACCGCCGCAAATTTCAAGCACAAGCGCTGTTGCTCGTTCTAAGGCTTGTAAGGTTCTGCCGTAATCTACACCACGCTCAAAACGATAAGAGGAATCGGTGCTGATGCCGAAACGACGACCTTTGCCAGCAATGGTATCGGGCGTGAAGAATGCGCTTTCCAAAAAGATATCTTTTGTACTATCTGAAACCGCCGTTGATGCACCGCCCATCACGCCCGCAAATGCAATCGCACCACTGTTATCGGCAATCACCAACATATCTTGATCAAGCTTCACTGTTTGCTGGTTAAGCAAAGCAATCTCTTCACCTTGATTTGCCCAGCGCACATTGATATCGCCAGTCAATTTGGCTGCATCAAAGGCGTGCATAGGCTGACCAAGCTCAAGCAAAACGTAATTCGTAATATCAACAATCGCATTAATACTATGTAAGCCGCTACGCTCTAAGCGGCGCACCATCCAAGCAGGTGTGTTTGCTTGGGCATTAACGCCCTTAACCATACGACCTGAATAAATCGCGCAAGCCTCTTTATCAG from Candidatus Methylopumilus turicensis encodes the following:
- a CDS encoding PQQ-dependent sugar dehydrogenase; the protein is MTKKIVLCLLLSALSACQFLPNTAEPFQSIGSHPKLPEPDLSMIPTVNIAKASEWPEGVIPRVKDGLSINLYSKALVHPRWLHVLPNGDVLVAQSNKQAAQKSKSLKALVAEFVMKRAGAGTYSPDKITLLRDQDRDGVAELSTDFLNGLHSPFGMALIGNDLYVANTNAILRFHYEAGQTSIDTAQFPPEKVIDLPEGALNHHWTKNIIASLDGTKLYVTVGSNSNIGENGLANEIERAAIWEVDLKTKQKRIFASGLRNPNGLAWHPSTGQLWTVVNERDELGNDLVPDYLTSVHEGDFFGWPYVYYGHHQDPRVKEVMPKRLSARSPDYALGAHVAALGLVFSDESALNQHFGHGAFISEHGSWNRKPRSGYKVVFVPFKNNQPDGIPLDVVTDFVVNDDAYGRPVGLAIDQDGNLLIADDVGNRVWRVRAK
- a CDS encoding MerR family transcriptional regulator — its product is MAEQALNIELPPIPAKRYFTIGEVSELCGVKPHVLRYWEQEFTQLSPVKRRGNRRYYQHHEVLLIRRIRALLYDDGFTISGARNLLDAKGRLKSDKNKAPEGENGEALSNAPLTQDAGVDVQALRNELADISAILKVD
- a CDS encoding integration host factor subunit alpha, with protein sequence MTLTKADMAEMLFDQVGLNKREAKDMVEAFFEEIRVALESGDTVKLSGFGNFELRKKSERPGRNPKTGEEIPITARRVVTFHASQKLKSKVEETYGGASA
- the pheT gene encoding phenylalanine--tRNA ligase subunit beta, with amino-acid sequence MQFSEQWLREYTNPTIDTEALSHLLTMAGLEVEGLDGIGAEFTQVVIAEIISAEKHPDADRLQLLKVNIGAAEPLQIVCGASNARVGIKAPCALVGAVLPGFEIKQAKVRGVESFGMMCSEKELGLAAESAGILELPLDATVGQDIREFLGLNDKLFTLKLTPNRSDCLSLVGIAREVAALTGAELALPNAEAVKATIDDAKSVSVADKEACAIYSGRMVKGVNAQANTPAWMVRRLERSGLHSINAIVDITNYVLLELGQPMHAFDAAKLTGDINVRWANQGEEIALLNQQTVKLDQDMLVIADNSGAIAFAGVMGGASTAVSDSTKDIFLESAFFTPDTIAGKGRRFGISTDSSYRFERGVDYGRTLQALERATALVLEICGGQAGPVTEVSGTLPARVPTKLRMAKLNSILGITLEESLVAKLFDQLGFAYDLKAGVFEVSPPSYRFDIEREEDLIEEIARLHGYDNIPAIAPVADLRMLPDSEGRAARHVFQDALVANDYQEVVTYSFVDESWERDLLANAHPIKLKNPIASNLSVMRSSIWGGLLDVLVYNLNRQQTRVRLFEIGATYHHADNNTYAETTRIAGLAYGDMLPEQWGEASRSVDFYDVKADVDALTFGRAAYTAATHPALHPGQSAQVMVNGKVIGWIGKLHPKWQQHYQLPRGAVLFELDFALMQQREVPRYSEVSKFPPIRRDMAVLVEEAVSAEELLNAMHSAKLDFVTDIGLFDVYRGKGIPDHQKSLAFFVMMQDGQKSLTDAEADLVMAGLLDALKKQFGAELRQ